Within Deltaproteobacteria bacterium, the genomic segment TTTTTAAATTTTCCACTTTAATATTATAAAAGATAGCTCTTGTTCACCGCAGAGACGCGAAGAACGCAGAAGGATATCTTAAATGTCCGCCGAAAGAAAATGCCTCCTCACCCCGGGGGCCATACTCAATGATAAGTGGATGATTATGAACCTGGTGGGCAAGGGGGCTATGGGAGAGGTTTATCGGGCCCATCAGTTAAACTTGCAGCGGGATGTGGCCATAAAGATCATATCCGCCGATTGGCTTCAGACGGCCGAAGATGAGGGCAAGGAGTCCGAAAATATTATTCAAAGGTTTCGTCGTGAATTTCAGGCCATGGCTCAGGTCCGACATCCGAATGTCTTACAAATATATGATTATGGGGCTTGCTCCAGCCCAAAAGAGGAAGGGCGTTTTGATATTGATTACATTGTCATGGAATATATTCCCGGGGCCACCTTGCGGTTCACCCTGTCCGATGAAGGCTTCGAACCGGATGAAAAATTGATTAAGGATTGGATTCAGGAATATTTTTTGCCTGTTCTCGACGGCGTTCAAGCCCTGCACGCCCTGGGAATCGTCCACCGTGATCTGAAGCCTGAAAATATCCTCCTGGATGGGACCATCCCCAAGATTACCGATTTCGGGCTGGCCCGTTCCTCCCGTCTCAAACCCCTTACCCAGACCGTAGACTCCCAGGGGACATTAAATTATATGCCTCCTGAACAATTTGTTGATTTCAAAAGGGTAGATCAGCGGGGAGACCTCTTTTCTCTGGGACGGATTCTCTATGAAGCCATAACCGGAAAAATTTCTAAAGAGACCATTCCTTTCAAGACAGTAAAGCTGGCCAATCCGACCACCCCGTTTCTTCAAACCCTGGATCGTATTGTCCAATGGGCCACGGCTGAAGAACGGGAACAACGGCTGGATTCGGTTGAAAAAATGCGCCAATTGCTTAAAGAAGCCATCCGGGAGTTCGAAGCGGAAAAAAACAAAATGAATATCCCGGCCTTGCCTGCACCCTATCCCAGGTGGGTCCATCCCAGATGGATCTGGGGTGGAATAGCCCTGACCGTAGCGGCTGTTTTAGGGATGACCCTTTGGCACCTGTTGGGGAATCCTTGATTGAGCTTAGTTCGAAAATAGATTTTTGGCACGGATTTCACGGATTACACGGTTAAAGCCTTTGATTGGTCTATTTTCATGTTTCGTGGTGCCCCGCTCAGGGGGGTATGAGGGTTTAGATGGAAAACGGATGGAAACTTACGCCATAACCCACCGGGGGTTGAAACGGAAAGAGAACCAGGATCGGTTTTTTATCCGGGAATGGGATGATCAGACCATCCTTGTGGCCGTGGCCGACGGGATGGGGGGAGAGGCCGGTGGGGGGCTGGCTGCACAGATATCCATAGAAGCTGTCAAAGAGTTTACCCCTGACCCGGCCGCCCCGGAAGCTTTCTTAAAAAAAGCATTCCAGACCGCGGCCCTAAGAATCCATGAGGAAGTCCGAAAGGATTTCCGGTTAGACGGAATGGGTACGACCTTGACCGGGGCCTGCATAAAAAACGGGATGACTTTCTGGGCCCATGTGGGCGACAGCCGGCTTTACCTTTTCCGGGAGGGAGATTTGACCCAGATAACGGAAGACCATACATTCGTCAATAGCCTCGTAAAAGACGGAGTTATCACCAGAGAGGAGGCCGAAAGGCATCCCATGCAAAATATCCTGCTCCACTGCGTCGGTTGCGAGCCTATGGAGGTAAGCTCCGGCCGGTTCGAGGTTTTCAAAGGGGACCTGATCCTTCTTTCCACCGACGGACTGCATCACGAGGTCCTGGAGAAAAAGATAAGCTCCATCCTGGCCGGGGAAACCGGCATCAAGGAGAAATTTGAAAGACTTCTTAAGGCTGCTTTGGAGGCCGGCGGCCGGGATAATATTACCCTGGCGGGGGTGAGGGTTTAGTTCGAAAATAGAGTTCGGAGTTTAGAGTTCGGAGTTCGGAGTAAACCATTTTCATGCTTCGTGGTGACCCAATGGGGCATGGGGGTTTAGTATGAAAATAGGGGTCGGGGGTCAGTTGAAGAGAAAGTTGCAAGTTTCAAGTTTCAAGTTGCAAGGGGAAGAACCTTGAACCTTGTACCTTGCCCATCGTCAATGGTCTGCCCTTTATCCTTCTCGGAAGGGGGGAGAGGGGATGAAGGTCCAACAGAAAGGAAAACGAAGTGTCATGATGGGAGTGAATCTATTCGTCAGGGGAATGGCCGTGCTGGTTTGGTTGGCACTGGCTTCCCCTGTGCCGGCTCAAACCGGTTCCCTTAAACCCGAAGACCTTTGCCTCGGCGGAAAACCCGGTGCACCTATCCGGGTGGAAGTCTTTTCCGATTATCAATGCCCTTCTTGCCGGGGGTTTTATCTCGAAACCATCCGGCCGCTGTTGAAAGAGTATGGGCAGGATAACAAGGTTTGCGTTATTTATTATGAGTTTCCTCTGAACAGCCACAAATTTGCCTTCGAGGCCTCCCGGTATGCCGTGGCCGCAGGCCGTCTGGGGAAGGATCAAAGGCTGCGGGTCATGGAAGCCCTCTATGAAAATCAATCCAGGTGGGCAGCCGACGGGAAGATTGAAGCCGTGGTGGATGGCGTACTATCAGCGGAGGAAATGGATAAGGTCAGGAAGTCCCTCAAGGATCCATCCATAGATCAACCCATCCACCAGGATATAAAACTGGCCAACTAACGTCGGGTAAATTCAACACCGACCTTTTTTATTTATGCCAACGGTCGGGAGCAGAAGGTTGTGGGGAAAATCTCCTACCCCGTCCTTAAGGATTATCTGAACCGGATGCTAAAGGGGATGAAATGATCTATCGCATCCTGCATTGGGCCTGTCGAATTTTCCTGGGTGGGATCTTTTTATATTCCGGCTTCACCAAATTAGAAAATTCCCTGCAGTTTGCCGCCGCTGTCGAAGGATACCAATTGTTATCCCCTGGTTTAGTCCTTTGGGTCGTAAAGATACTTCCCTGGCTGGAGATCGTCTTAGGGGGAGTCCTGCTGCTGGGCTTCAAGATCCGGTATACGGCCGCTCTGGCCGCTTCGCTGCTTCTCTTTTTCACCCTTATCATGTTGGCAACTTACCTTCAGGGCATCGAAACCGACTGCGGTTGCTTCGGAGTAGGCGAGCGGATTTCACCTTTAACCCTGGTCCGGGATGCCCTTTTCATCCTGCCGGCCCTGTCCCTGGTTGTCCTGCCCTGGTGGGAACGCA encodes:
- a CDS encoding serine/threonine protein kinase → MSAERKCLLTPGAILNDKWMIMNLVGKGAMGEVYRAHQLNLQRDVAIKIISADWLQTAEDEGKESENIIQRFRREFQAMAQVRHPNVLQIYDYGACSSPKEEGRFDIDYIVMEYIPGATLRFTLSDEGFEPDEKLIKDWIQEYFLPVLDGVQALHALGIVHRDLKPENILLDGTIPKITDFGLARSSRLKPLTQTVDSQGTLNYMPPEQFVDFKRVDQRGDLFSLGRILYEAITGKISKETIPFKTVKLANPTTPFLQTLDRIVQWATAEEREQRLDSVEKMRQLLKEAIREFEAEKNKMNIPALPAPYPRWVHPRWIWGGIALTVAAVLGMTLWHLLGNP
- a CDS encoding DoxX family membrane protein; protein product: MIYRILHWACRIFLGGIFLYSGFTKLENSLQFAAAVEGYQLLSPGLVLWVVKILPWLEIVLGGVLLLGFKIRYTAALAASLLLFFTLIMLATYLQGIETDCGCFGVGERISPLTLVRDALFILPALSLVVLPWWERNIGRSNRKT
- a CDS encoding serine/threonine-protein phosphatase produces the protein METYAITHRGLKRKENQDRFFIREWDDQTILVAVADGMGGEAGGGLAAQISIEAVKEFTPDPAAPEAFLKKAFQTAALRIHEEVRKDFRLDGMGTTLTGACIKNGMTFWAHVGDSRLYLFREGDLTQITEDHTFVNSLVKDGVITREEAERHPMQNILLHCVGCEPMEVSSGRFEVFKGDLILLSTDGLHHEVLEKKISSILAGETGIKEKFERLLKAALEAGGRDNITLAGVRV
- a CDS encoding thioredoxin domain-containing protein; the encoded protein is MKVQQKGKRSVMMGVNLFVRGMAVLVWLALASPVPAQTGSLKPEDLCLGGKPGAPIRVEVFSDYQCPSCRGFYLETIRPLLKEYGQDNKVCVIYYEFPLNSHKFAFEASRYAVAAGRLGKDQRLRVMEALYENQSRWAADGKIEAVVDGVLSAEEMDKVRKSLKDPSIDQPIHQDIKLAN